In Tripterygium wilfordii isolate XIE 37 chromosome 17, ASM1340144v1, whole genome shotgun sequence, the genomic window TCCACAACTCTAATAGCCCACAATTAACTCCCAACTATAGCAGCCCATAACCAAGTTTTAATAACTTAGCATAGACCCAACTCTTAACAGCCTACAAACAAACTAATAACACTAGCATTGACTTTGTCTATGACAACTACTACAACTGCAGTGAGCACATTTTCAGCTATGAAGATTGTGAAGCAGCGATTGCGAAATCGAATGCGAGATGACTGACTCGATGATTGTCTAGTTACATATATTGAGAAAGAAGTATTTGATCAAATTACAAATGAGGTTATTATGCAATATTATCAGAACATGAGAACTCGGGAAAAATAATTGTAtatgttttatcaaatttaCGTTATTATAGTGatataaataacccaaaaaaatatttccGGAGGCGCTGCCCCCTGACCCTCCACTAGGTTTCGCCCCCCTATGTCCAATGCTGGAACTGCCCCTGATTCTCATTCAGTTTCCTGCTTGGACTAGGCCAAATTTACCTATCCACATGTTGTGCATGTGGTCTTTTCAATTCGAGTTTAGGCTCAACTTGGTTGTTCAAAATACATAAGCTTTGTAGTGTCATTCTTGGCtatcttaaaaaaaaagtagtgtATTTGGTTTAGGGATATGTATGTATGCACGTATGTATGTTAATGAGGATACATGTGTGTATGTAATCAATGGGAGAAAAACTATCAAATATCAGTTTGTTGAGGAATATTAGACTCGATTTGTAATCATTGATAGCTTattcataagttggtgtttggTGATATAAAAACATGTTAAATTCTAGAGGTTGATGATATGGATTTGTCTGTAGGGGGTCTtctgggggtctcaagcatcaTCCTTAATAATATTCTCTTTCTATTCAAAGGATGGGAAATGCAAACCACTCTCGTTTTTAAGACACTAAAACAACTGCAATTAAACTACAAAGCAAGGAAAATCTATGGCGGGGGGTAAAAAGTGAGATCAAAATGCACTTTGAGCAGAATATCATGACTACAAGATGTTAGAGAGTCTCATGTGgaacacaagaaagaaaagtgtaACACCCCTGCAGGGAAATAGTGGTTGTTTGTGAATTCTACTTCTCAATCTCTTATGCTCAGTTTCCTTCCTTATCAAATTTTCTGCACATTGATCTAAAATGCATTAGTATCAGTcatgtatgtttttttgttgtctGACAGTCAGGAGTTCATCCTGCTGCACCTTCTGTTCCCTATGCGAAATTGGTGGTCCAATATCAATTGTGCCTGAAGTGGTGCCTGTCAAATGTGCATCATCATGCCTTTGTTCCAGATCTATTTGGTATTTTCCGttctttgtttcttggagtaaCAAAAGCAGTCTATTGGTTTCCTGATTTTTCtataaatagcaagttaaccaAAAGTCTGCAAACAGATCATATTTTAAGGCTAGTTTCGAATTATAGATTTAACTCTCTAATTGTTAAGATGGGGACTAGGAGAAGATGTGAGGAGGCAAGTATGATTAtttgtataataaattaattaaaaggaTCAGGCTTACAATGTTTAATTCAATCTAATTGTATtgcgaaagaaaaaaaaaaataagtaaacaTGTTTTAAGTAATTTCATATACGGATAATTTAATACTTTtaaatattctaaaaaaaatgtgtgtaaaTAGCGCCTCCCAAGAATTAGAGCCCAACTGgcctgtattaaaaaaaaattcagtttgGTAGtgttcataaaaaaatatttataaatccAACTTAAAGCAACCATTGTATTCAAATGCCCAAAATAACAGCTTTTGTGATTAAGGCCCAAATTAACAGCTTTTGTGATTAAGGAACTTGCACATTAGACAATCACATTTTACGGGCACAGGAATTCGAACCCTGGTTATCGGGGTTATACACACCATCTTTATCACTCTAAGTATGAGCCTCTGACACATCATCTTTATCATTTCTTTATCACTCAAACTATGAACATGTAATTGGCTCATGCATAATAAATTATTCGAAAAGCCATGTCATCTGAAAAATAAACGGGACTTTTTGGACCGAAATCTAACATGCGATAACTTGTTTCATTTGATTCTTCGAGCAATAACATGCAATAACTTTTTGGACCGAAATCTAACATGCAATAACTTGTTTCATTCCACTTTAAAATAAGGTATGTTTGATTCGCGAAAATCAGCTGTAAATAAGAAGAAACTTAACAAAGATGAGACTGGAAACATATATGCATTCAATGcgcttcaaatttcaaaagtaaaatttCAACAACTATGCACAAAAAATGATATATTTCCAATTAAACGTACAACAAACCTACAGCTTTAGTGCACAACGCAGCCACCAACTAGGCAGAAAGCAGCATTTCAGTTCACAACGTAGGATTCATGAGCCAGtgtaattagtaattacacaACAGAGAATATTACACCATCCCGCAACAACGATGATGTAAGCCTTGATCACTATGTTACAGTGCCTCCATCTCTCCCACCCATGTTTGTACAGTGATTCCCAGGGAAATGAATGGTTAGGAGCACAAATTAGCACGACAATGTTTATAGGTTAAGATGAATGAATCGATTCTTGGGGATCCATATCTTAATTACTCGAGAGTTTCCTCACGAGCTGCAACTGGTACTTGGAACTATTGTGAATCAAAGTCTGGCTTTGATGGATATTCAAGACCCTGAAGTGCAGGCATTCGTCGTATATCTTCTTCTGAGTAAGCTGGAATGAACCAGTATCGCTTGTCTATGCCAAACACCTGATACACATCCAAAATATTTTGTGTACAAGAGTAATGTCGATGGAACTCCAAGTTCAGGAATATATGGAAAAAGTAAAACTCAACCTACGACAGGCATGCAAACCCATAATCTAAATGACAACCTTTTAGCTACTCAGTCCATGTTATTGATGATCATTTAAATACCATTGGCATGATAGGTCGCTCATGAGAGTTGGCATGATAGTGAATTCAGAATAAATCATGGCATTAAATCATGTGACCAACGTTAACACAGTGCTATGCACGTGAGAAGCAGAAGCAGTCTTGGGCATAGGGAAAAAAAGGATTATACATTGCAAGATAGACTAACCTGTTCAAAATTCTTCTTCCGACCAAGGTCATATCGCCATTTTGGCGTGGTCTTCTTCTCATATGCCtgatcacataaaaaaaaaaaaagaggaaaaaaaaagtcaataaaGGAGTTCTTATACCTTGCATTCCGAGCCCCCAGGCAGCTGCAAGGAAGGGCGTTGTAGACATAGTAAATTCATATCAGAAGAGAATTTGGTGATAGGGGGAGATGTAAATATGTCCTTTCTTCCGTCATTtctatcttttgtttttcttttgcataagggttgggattttttgaaatttgtttgCAAACAAACCTCAACTAATGATTGAATGAGGGGTTTCAAGAAACTTATGCATTCACCGTTTCAGACATTACTTCCACAAAAGTTAAGGTAGTTATGAGCCAAACTAAGccattttaaacaaaataatgattgaaaaaaaggcccccccaaaaaaagaaaatttcagcAAATGGGCCAAATAACCAGTTATCAGATGTGCAAACTCTGTTTGGCCCGAACTCTCATTAAGTTATTACAATTTACACATGATTCAATATATAAACATATGTAGAAGACAGTACCTCAATAGTTGTGGTGTTAGCAGCCACCAAAGATACGTGCATGATCAGAAAGCCTAAAACACTCAATGCAAATGCCAGATTCAAAACTGTACAAAACCAAAGAAGTCAGGAAAAAGTTGCTTAACCAATTAGCTTGGTCAAATAAAAAGACTCAGTATAAGTTACCGAAGGCAAGAAATGTAGTTGCAAGGGTGCCAGGAGTTCCAGGAATTTCTCCATCACTAAAAAATGCAATGAAATGAGGTAGCAGTGCCAACGTCACGAGACTTGTCTCAAGAAAAGTGTAAAACTGCATTGAGTTTTAAGATTGCGATCATTGAATCATCAACAGAATAGAAAAGTAACTTTACCAGTGACGACAAGTAAACCGTAACTCCTTAATATGGGAACAAAATTTTCTACAATACGATCCAATCAATTTTCCTAACGTTAATATACATAAACCTTAGAAGTACCACAGCAATTTAAATGATGCCTAAGAAATAAGGCTACTTCTTCACCTACTAATGTCCCCCTCCGCACATTAAAAGGAAAGAAGGGACAAGAAGGAGAACAGACTTACAGAAAATTATGGAAACAAAACATTAACCTTAGGAAAATGTACTTTCCTATAACCATGCCCCCAAACAAAATAGATCTTCGTTCTAATCAATAAGCATGGCACACCACACCACATTAAAAACACTACTGACTAGAAAACTCTGGCAATTAATCTTAACAACAAGTGATATGGTCTGAGCCTGTAGAGATAGTAAAGATAAGCTGAAGTCCAAAAGCAGCCCAGAAGCAGCATGGTGCTTCTGGTACTTATTTTACTGCTCCACAAATAAAAACTGGCTTGAAATGAACGTTTGGGAAAAATTATTCTTCCCAGAAAATGCTGAAGTCAGCAAAATCATTTGGAGTTCATTATTTGAAAACTTTGTATCTAACTCCTTACATATGTTGAATAATGGTCTTCCTAGAAAGTCAGAAGAcctctttggatttttttttttaaaaagggaaaCTCTAGAAGTAATATTAACAACTATTTCCCTGATGGGTCTGACGCACTGGATGGTCAATGACAGCCAAAACAGTTTAGTTTGTCCATCGGCAGATGTAGCATAACCAAGTCAACACACATGGACATGAATGATTCGTTTCAAACTTCCAAGATATTGGACAAAGTAATAGCTTAAGATTCAGCACCCTCTTAACATCTTTGGAAACGTCATACCACAGAGAAGGCAATACAGATGAACATCCTCTGCAATTTAAGATACAACTCCAAAACTTATAAGCTCCCAGCTTAAAAATTGCACTACTGCCTACTTCGAAGTTTTAACCCTAAGCTGAATGTATCAACTAAGCCTTTAAAGGTGACTATTataaaggttaaaaaaaaggtaaacaactcatgtgcacaagactcctgcAGTGGGCGGGTCAGGGAAAGACAGGATGTACACAGACTTTACCCCACATGATATGTGCAGAGGTTGTTTCCAAAAATTGaatatgtgacctctaggttgcaccactgcGACTCTAGCACTAACCACATATTTGCTTGCATGAAAGGTAAAAGTAATTAACTTCAACATACTACGCTTCTGTCGGTGTCATTCTAGCTTCTTTCACAGTTGCCCACAATTTGATATGCATACCCAACAAGATTAAGTACATATAGCCTTTAGACAAAAGGTTGAAGCCAAACAATATTACACAAATATTTCTCTGGAGAATCAATGCAACATGTATCTTTGGCAAATTTTgggatataaatatatattcatcatcatcaaaaataGCATTTCCAGTCAATGTAGAAACCAGTAAACTCACAGTTTCAGTTATGTCTATTAAGAAGCATTAAGAAAAAACACGAGACAAGACAACAATGGCAACCCAAATCTTTTTAGGGAAGAAAATATATCAGAATGTAACGGGATGTATCAGCgaagaaaacataccaaaaatagTAGAAAATACTTATAATTTAGTGCCCCAACACAATTCACAACCCATACACAATGGTGGTCCATCTTTAGCACACACCGCCCACCTGGAAAAGAAAAGTTATGTAACTTATCTTCACTGACGCTGAGTATGAAAATATGCTTGAATGCTTAGGAATAACTAAAACTCACAAACAGAGCAATGATGGCAACGAGGTGGCTTCGGCTGGTTGCATTTCCGACAATGGCGGACTCCTTGATTAGATAGGCCTGCCTGCAAAGAACTAAATTCTGGACCACTTAATGGGTCAGCCTCCCCTCTTTCCTCATCAACAGAAGGCCTCCAATTAGGAGGCACACCACCAGGATCAGTCAAAACCACCGAAAAATAGCTCCATAATAACATCATCAGCTGGAAAAAGTATAATAATTATTAGTATCGAGATGAGTTTCGTTTCATAAACCCGTTGtgcaataaaaatttaaactgGCCACAATTTTCAATCTTACCCGATTATACAAGTAAGAAACCCAAAGAATATCAAATTTGCAACAGCTACTTAAGCATTATAAACCAAAATGAGCAGAATTTATGATCCAAGAAAATATTATTGCCCAACAAATtaacaaacccaaaagtaaaTTAATTTGCAATGAGAAGTGTCTTCAGACACCATCGTTCAATATAGCATGCACAGTAAAGACCGAAAATCAATTAATTCAAGTGCAAAAAAAGAATTTCAGCTGGTCCATATTGTTTTGATCCTTGGGAGAGTAAAATTTATGGAAATTCAAAACGAGAAACATCACATCCCCTCACGGAAGAGGAATTTTTTGAGCTCACCAGCAAGTGAAAGAGGATCAAAACAGCAAGAGCAATGACGGAATTCAGGCCACCGTCGTACAACGCCGGGCCATAATTGGTCAAAACTACAGCGTAATAGGTGACACCCACCACCCCGAGCACCAAGAGTATCATGATCGAGCCCAGGCCCCTCAAGGCCGTGCAGAACTTGAATACATTCCAAGCCATAACAACTCCAGATCTGTGCATACTCCAAGAATAGCAAATCAAAAGGAGCAAGATCTATAATTTCAGAAGCAAAACTGCTTCTGCTTGCGTACGGTTTATCGAAGCAGATGCTGAATATTAAGGAATTAAATTCTTCAGAAATAAAAGAATAACAAAAAAGAAGGGAACTGAATTTGTGATATTGAGGAGTAGATTTGAGATTCTAGGGTTTATGGGATTTGGGATTCAAGGTGGGGTCTGTATGGAATCCATGTTCTTGGATTAGTTTATCCGATAGCTTACTGATCAGCGAAGGTAAgattattgaataaataaataagtaatgCGATTGGGTTTTTGCTTTGGATTGGTCAAAAATGGCAGAAATTCAATTCAATGTGATTGCGATTTTCGCAATCAATTAATAATTACTAACAAATTCAGCTTATTTTGATGGAAGGTTAAATAGAATATAGAGAAGACTTTGAAAAATGGCTTGTTAGAAAAAATTTGTGTTAGTCTAATAAGGAAAGTCAGGATCCTAATATGAAACACGGGATGTAAATAATGTTTATCTTGATTTATCGTGACTCATAcaattttatttctcttttttttttttcatattaggATCCTGACTTTCCCTTTTAGACTGACACCAATTTTTTCTAACAAGCCATTTTTCAAAGTCTTTTCTATATTCTAGAGAACCTTCCATCAAAATAAGCTGTATTTGTTAGTAATTATCAATTGCTTGCGAAAATCGCAATCACATTGACTCTAATTCACCTCtaaaattcatgattttttttttttaaaatgacatattagagtttaggagttagaaaTTAATACTTAGGGTTTATAATTTAGTGTTTATGATTTAGAGTGTAAGATTAATTAgggtttaattttaatatttagggtttagagtttaaaatttagaatttttttttcttcaaaatacattatattataacattatgaacaccaaaatactcaatcatatattttaatttatgatttaacataattttgaagGAGAATTGAAGTCAAAACGGTGGTGgtgtatttttttattgggtTAGATTTTGATAGTGAATTTACTCGCACAACCCATGGGTGTGGCCATCAAGAATGGATAGGGAATAGGGAATTAAATTATGGATCTAGCGCAGAGGCCCAAACGGTGGCTGTGTATATTTTATTGGGTTACATTTtgaatgtgaatgtgaatgtgaatTGCAGGCCGAGTAACATATAAAGAAGTTAATGGGTTGGACTTGGATAATATATGTCATATGATTATTCGACACATTCTGATACTCTTcagtctttgttttgtttttgttttggttttggcaTGGAAGGTctacaaacaatatatatatagggttatCTTTGAATTCAAAAGACAGAATTGTGGGACGAAGATCATTGTTGCAGTTCTATTCTCAGAAAGACCGTAAACAAGCTTTAATGTACAGCAGCTTCCTCTTCCTCAGTTCCCTCTATAGAGCAGAACTGCTGCAAAGATTCAGAACAAACAAGTATTCCAGAGAAGTAAGGGAACAAACAACTTTTTCATGTATGGAGAAGGTGCCTAATTAGATTTGAAACTTTGTATGTTAATAAAATTGTAGATAAAATGCAGATATATATGGCTTTGTCTAATATAATTCATTCCCTGGATAAAGATAATCATTTGATTTAACTttaaaaaagggggaaaaaaaaaagggaaattaaAGAATAATCAACAACAATGAAGTTCGACTATCCACTAGCTAGCTTGACATGCTTGATTCTTGTCTCTAAAAGGAAGCAGGATAACAGCAGACAATTCTAAGAAAGGTGCATACAAAAAAACAAATGCAGGTTGTGACCTTGTCattaaaaaaagggaaaaacgaGGGTCGGTATACAAGATTGTActtatttgtaaaaaaatacaaccactaaaacatccttttaaaaataTCCAATGGGGACATGCTTTTACCAAAATGAcctcatatttcattttctcccACGAAACCTCCCCCCTCACAttgtgattttctctctccatcacactatgattttctctctccacgaattgcaAAAAACCTACCTATTTTTGGACcttaaaaatcttcattttcagAGATTTCACATCCATAACGacgcttctttctcaatctcgaGTGATACTATATTGATTTTTGGAAAATGATAAGCATATTACATACCCAAAGTTTCGGTTAATGGATACTTTGGTGATATTATCTGAAATTTATGCATTGAAAAcctttgttcattttcaaatcatgtttatatgtcttgatttttgacAAATTTGGTTAATTTATGGTACATTTGCTAGTTAGGGTTCGTTGGAATATGTTAGGACTTTTGATActttagtggattttttgtgttggtgatactatagtgatacatctctacacctgtaaatgtttttctagaacgagcaagagaggtaaccaagaaaagaaaatcaagaaaggaaaagtaattaggaagaggaagtatgcatactagttcaattgtatcattttagtagatttttggtgttggtgatactatagtgatacatctctgcaactgtaaatgtttttccagaacgagcaagagaggtacaaaccaaACAGAGTGAGGAAtgagagaagagagaacgaagcacaacccagattgagcaacgaagcATAGATCTGTCAAAAATGGAGacaagagcaactcgacgcagtccagatcgAGCAACGAaaaagaaggcgatgaagagaggagaagctcggccaaaaacgaagaagaaggcaacgaagaataATTCATAtcaagaaccagaagaagaagaaggggaagAAGAAGGGGAGAAAGAggggacacactagagttggatagttggagggagaagaagaagaagaagaagaagggtattgtaggtataaccAAAAAATGTCTTAAGTcaaatgaccaaattacccttaaattgcacttttttacaattttaaaaaggcccatgacctttttacaattaagttgtctaaagtgctcttagtGTCAATTGTCTGTTAAAAAAACTCATGCGTTGGAACTTTAGCCTCTTGTTAGAAATCCCAGCCCCATTTTTTTCAACTGGACCGAGATTATGTTATGATATCATGTTAGAAATTTGAGTCCACTTACACAAATattattatccgctttgggttaTCTAACCCGTAAATACATCGAATCCGCACGAATTTGTTTTTCCTTaaccgtctcacttaatgaCACTTTGGCCCAAGGAAAAATGCCTTGTTGATGGAGAGGGAGTGAGACTTTGTTTATTGTAGATGTCTGAATCTACTATCACTGAAAAGTAGTCAAGGGAGTTGATATGGGTCACCTACAATCCTGTAAAACCAGGAAGGGTTGAACGTTTGAAAAGTTTTGGATAACATGGAGTGTCAGCCAAAGAAATtctgacgatcaagtcagtgaTCGGAATTGATTCAAGTAATGTCAAAGGTTTTGAAGCGGGTACTTATAATAGTCAAAGGTTTTGAAGCGGTTGAGAAGATGATATATGTAAGCCACATGAATGTCAGTTATATATGGGAAAAGTGTGATTGGCAGTTGGCGTATGTGAAGGAGCACTATTTGATGTGATTGGTTGAGGGAAGGCATATGCCTGAATTGGCAGCTCCACGTTGGTGAGTGGACAGGTGATTGGTTAGGGCCAAGGTTGCTGTTAGGTTATAATGACTATCAACATAAGACTTGAGGTGGGCATGGCAATGGCAGGTGACAAGACAGAGAGGCAGGTTAGACAAATAATAAGACAGCGATGAGATGGATTTCGGCGAATGTGGAAAGAGGAACATGTGTATGCACATGCATGAACAATTAAGGTCAACCTAAGTTGTGTGTTGTAAATACGCACCacatacacatcaataatattattcgttttgggTTGTCTGGTTCCTATAAATATATCAGATCAACATAATTTTGTTTTCCCTTATGTCTAAGCAAGTGGGCTAAACTCAACTCACATGAGCCTAGAAAAATGCATTGTTATAGTGTTAGGAGATGAgtttgtccttataaataagcaatcaatccctACATCTTTCGATGGGATAACAGAGTGTTCATAGGTTATGCGGGTCGTGGATCATACTCGTGGGTTGCCGAAGAGATGGGCTTGACATCCTGTGGGCTTTGTTGATGAACTGAGCCTGGTGGACCTAGGTTTGGCGGGTCAGGGCGTTAGCGAGTAACGGCCCAACTTTGACTTTCTACATTTGCATTGACCGAATTGCTGACTGGTCTTTCATGTTGACTATAAAAATGGGCCAGGCAGGATTTTTGCCACTACACTTATCAAAGCACATTGCTTAAACCCAAACAATGTGGGACATTTTAACAAATCTCGACACCTCTCTAGAATATAGGTTGCAGAAAGattttatcaatatatatacTCAAACCGTAAACATCGTGCGAATTCCCAGTAAATCCATATCTTTACAAATAGAAACTACAACATAATAATGTTTCATTCTGACAATTAAATGACCATATTCTCTTCCATGGATGCTTGGGGacgcatacatatatatgaaccATCTCATAGAACAAAGCAAGAGCATCATCGATACCATAAATGAATTCACTACAGCGATTTGTTATAGCGAATTTAACGGATAAAGGTCGAGAataaaaaagagacaaaagcaGGAGAAACAGtctattgacattaaatcctcaaattatgacataatttgttcctcaaattatggcataatttgctcctcaaattatggaacctttgtcccataatttgaggataatttgttcctcaaattatggaacctttgtcccataatttgctcctcaaattatggaacatttgtcttggggtgtaatgtttgatccctatatatatgaggttgtaattgtaatgtaaaacatcaagatatatacacaccaaatattgcctctattcttctctacaattgctcctattttttcttcatggtatcgaagcaggttttTTTGTCCTGTTTAAGTTCTTGTTTGCTCAACAATTATGGCAAACGACGATTCTATCTTCTCTGGCGCAAAGTCGTCTTCTACAGGTGCTCCAAGTGCTCCTGAGTTAGAGTCCAATCCAAATCAACGGTTGTGCTCTGTCCTTCTTAATGAGTTTAATTATCTTCCATGGTCCAGATCTATTACACtggctcttggtggaagatctaaactcgattttattgatgaaaagatTCCTTCTCCTGATGAAAAGTCTCCAGATTATGGAGCATGGTTATCAAAAGACCAATTAGTGCGGTCATGGATTCTTAATTCCATGGATTCTTCTCTTGCAGAGATCTTTAGTTACTCGGAGTCTGCTTCTATCTTGTGGTCGGCAATTCGTGATATGTATGGCCAACAAAATAATTCTGCCAGAATTTTTGAACTTCAGCGAGATATTGTGAATCTTCAACAAGCCGAAAAACCTtttgttcaattgcttagcTGTCTTAAAAAGATGTGGAACGAACTTGAGTTGTATCGTCCTCACACAGTTGATACCACGATTCTTCGCAATCGTGTAATGGAGGACAAAATATTTCAGTTGTTAGCAAGTCTTGGACCTGAATATGAAGATCTCCGCAGCCGAGTTCTCATGTCTCCAGAATTTCCATCGCTTGCTTCTGTCATCTCCATGATTCAGAGAGAAGAATTAAGAAGGAAAGTCATGAATGTGGAAGCTAGGCCTAACCTCTTTGAGTCTCGTGCTTATGCATCATACAAAGGCAAGCGACCGGATTTAAAATGCCAACATTGTCATCATCTGGGACATCTAGTTGAAAGGTGTTAGGTTCTCCATCCAGAATTGAAACCAAAGTTTGCTAAGGATAAGGGACTTTCTAAACCAAGAGTCCATGTTGCAAAAACATTACATGGAGATATGGTAAATTACATCTCAAATCCAATTTctcttataaatgagtttgcaacctatcttcaggagaagggaGGACATGGAGTTTCTGGTACAGAACACTCGAATTTCACAGCCCttcttggtaagtttgctgggttcttagcagactcgggacatcaattcaatgacaactttgaaggtattttcagtgcactctctactgctatagaatttaatactgtgcatgatttttggattgttgattctggtgccacccatcatatgacaaataaattaacaaatttgtctgacttcaaaaaattttctactccacctcatgtgtcaattgccaatggaaaaggtgttcctgttcttggtgaaggtaaacttaaattgttatctaaagatgtgacttcaatagctttatatgttccatcctttccagtcaagttactttcggttagCAAACTCACTTTGGATTTAAATTGTTGTGCAATATTTCTTCCTCATTCGGTACTTTTTCAGGACATTGtcaccaagaagatcattggtagaggtTTTTTTCTGAAAGGCCTCTACTACATCTCcggaaattttcaacctagcaaaagtactcaagtctcgttttttccttcttcctcggcagatcatgttctctggcatcaacgtttagcacatccttcagataatattctcactaaattgttgccaaatgttgataccaattatttttcttgtgatatttgccatttgtcaaaatccactagattaccttttgtgtcttcttcttctagaactactagaatgtttgaacttgttcactccgatgtttggggacctactcttgaatcaattgatggttttaaatattttgttacatttattgatgatttctcacgtgttacttgggtgtacttgttgagatcaaaaagtgaagttatgaatatcttcaaagattttcatatgcttgttcaaactcaattttcctctaaaattcaaacacttcgttctgataatggcacagaattcatgtctaaaaatat contains:
- the LOC119983012 gene encoding probable protein S-acyltransferase 14 translates to MHRSGVVMAWNVFKFCTALRGLGSIMILLVLGVVGVTYYAVVLTNYGPALYDGGLNSVIALAVLILFHLLLMMLLWSYFSVVLTDPGGVPPNWRPSVDEERGEADPLSGPEFSSLQAGLSNQGVRHCRKCNQPKPPRCHHCSVCGRCVLKMDHHCVWVVNCVGALNYKYFLLFLFYTFLETSLVTLALLPHFIAFFSDGEIPGTPGTLATTFLAFVLNLAFALSVLGFLIMHVSLVAANTTTIEAYEKKTTPKWRYDLGRKKNFEQVFGIDKRYWFIPAYSEEDIRRMPALQGLEYPSKPDFDSQ